The following proteins are encoded in a genomic region of Mycolicibacterium rutilum:
- a CDS encoding SDR family NAD(P)-dependent oxidoreductase produces the protein MEGFAGKVAVVTGAGSGIGQALAIELAKSGASVAISDVDTEGLAATEERIKAIGAPVKADRLDVTEREAFELYADAVVEHFGKVNQIYNNAGIAYVGDVEVTPYKDIERVMDVDFWGVVNGTKSFLPHLIASGDGHVVNVSSLFGIFSVPGQAAYNSAKFAVRGFTEALRQEMQAAGHPVKVTTIHPGGIKTAIMRNSTAAEGVDREGLTKTFDTRLTRTTPEQAAKIILDGVRKNRARVLVGADAKVLDVIVRLTGSGYQSLFLTVVKRLVPNAH, from the coding sequence ATGGAGGGCTTCGCCGGAAAGGTCGCGGTCGTCACGGGCGCCGGATCGGGCATCGGTCAGGCGCTGGCGATCGAACTGGCCAAGTCGGGCGCCAGCGTGGCGATCAGCGACGTCGACACCGAGGGCCTGGCCGCCACAGAGGAGCGCATCAAGGCGATCGGCGCGCCGGTCAAGGCCGACCGCCTCGACGTGACCGAGCGTGAGGCGTTCGAGCTGTACGCCGACGCCGTCGTCGAGCACTTCGGCAAGGTCAACCAGATCTACAACAACGCGGGCATCGCCTACGTCGGCGACGTCGAGGTCACGCCGTACAAGGACATCGAGCGGGTGATGGACGTCGACTTCTGGGGCGTCGTCAACGGGACGAAGTCGTTCCTGCCGCACCTGATCGCCTCCGGCGACGGGCATGTCGTCAACGTCTCGAGCTTGTTCGGCATCTTCTCGGTGCCGGGCCAGGCGGCCTACAACTCGGCGAAGTTCGCGGTGCGCGGGTTCACCGAGGCGTTGCGTCAGGAGATGCAGGCCGCCGGTCATCCGGTCAAGGTGACCACCATTCACCCCGGTGGGATCAAGACGGCGATCATGCGCAACTCGACTGCCGCCGAGGGTGTCGACCGTGAAGGCCTGACCAAGACGTTCGACACCAGGCTGACGCGGACCACCCCGGAGCAGGCGGCCAAGATCATCCTCGACGGTGTGCGAAAGAACCGGGCCCGGGTGCTGGTCGGCGCGGACGCCAAGGTGCTCGACGTGATCGTGCGGCTCACCGGGTCGGGCTATCAGTCGCTGTTCTTGACCGTGGTGAAGCGGCTGGTCCCCAACGCGCACTAG
- a CDS encoding FAD-binding oxidoreductase — MSVTDRLAEIVGQAYVSTDPDVLAGRSVDHTGRYRGRAGALVRPGSADEVAAVLGVCREAGAYVTVQGGRTSLVAGTVPEHDDVLLSTERLREIGDVDAAERRISVGAGVTLAQVQHAATEAGLVFGVDLAARDTATVGGMASTNAGGLRTVRYGNMGEQVIGLDVALPDGSVVHRHSRVRMDNTGYDLASLFVGAEGTLGVITALDLRLHPTPSHRATAVCGFADLDALVAAGRLFRDLDGIAALELIDARASMLTAEHAGVPAPVEGAWQLLVELAGDTDQTERLADAFEGVELCGEPAVGVDVGAQQRLWQVREAVAEVLGVYGPPLKFDVSLPLSAIPRFADDAAALVAEHAADAIPVLFGHIGEGNLHLNLVRCALDGDREHALYAAMMDLIAGHGGNVSSEHGVGTRKRDYVGMSRTDADIAAMRTVKAAFDPTGFLNPAVLFGA, encoded by the coding sequence ATGAGTGTGACCGACCGGCTGGCGGAGATCGTCGGGCAGGCCTACGTCAGCACCGATCCCGACGTGCTGGCCGGGCGCAGCGTCGACCACACCGGGCGCTACCGGGGCCGGGCCGGCGCACTGGTGCGCCCGGGATCGGCCGACGAGGTGGCCGCGGTGCTGGGGGTGTGCCGGGAGGCCGGCGCCTACGTGACCGTTCAGGGCGGGCGCACCTCGCTGGTGGCGGGCACCGTGCCCGAACACGACGACGTGCTGCTGTCCACCGAGCGGCTCCGCGAGATCGGTGACGTCGACGCCGCCGAGCGCCGGATCTCCGTCGGCGCCGGCGTGACGCTGGCCCAAGTGCAGCACGCGGCCACGGAGGCGGGGCTGGTGTTCGGCGTGGACCTCGCCGCGCGCGACACCGCGACCGTCGGCGGGATGGCGTCGACGAACGCCGGCGGGCTGCGCACCGTGCGCTACGGCAACATGGGCGAACAGGTGATCGGGCTGGACGTCGCGCTGCCCGACGGGTCGGTCGTGCACCGGCACAGCCGGGTCCGGATGGACAACACCGGCTACGACCTGGCGTCGCTGTTCGTCGGTGCCGAGGGCACTCTCGGGGTCATCACCGCGCTCGACCTGCGGCTGCACCCGACACCGTCGCACCGGGCGACCGCGGTGTGCGGTTTCGCCGACCTCGACGCGCTGGTCGCCGCCGGCCGGTTGTTCCGCGACCTGGACGGGATCGCCGCGCTGGAGCTGATCGACGCGCGCGCCAGCATGCTGACCGCCGAGCACGCCGGCGTGCCGGCACCGGTCGAGGGGGCCTGGCAGCTGCTCGTCGAACTGGCCGGTGATACCGACCAGACCGAGCGCCTCGCCGACGCGTTCGAGGGCGTCGAGCTGTGCGGTGAACCGGCGGTCGGGGTGGACGTGGGCGCGCAGCAGCGGCTGTGGCAGGTCCGCGAGGCGGTCGCCGAGGTGCTGGGCGTGTACGGCCCTCCACTGAAATTCGATGTGTCGCTGCCGCTTTCGGCGATACCGCGGTTCGCCGACGACGCGGCCGCGCTGGTCGCCGAGCACGCCGCAGACGCGATCCCGGTGCTGTTCGGCCACATCGGCGAGGGCAACCTGCACCTGAACCTCGTCCGGTGCGCGCTCGACGGTGACCGTGAGCACGCGTTGTACGCCGCGATGATGGACCTGATCGCCGGCCACGGTGGCAATGTCAGTTCCGAGCACGGCGTCGGCACCCGCAAACGCGACTACGTCGGGATGTCACGCACCGATGCCGACATCGCCGCGATGCGCACCGTCAAGGCGGCGTTCGATCCGACCGGATTCCTGAACCCCGCGGTGCTGTTCGGCGCCTAA
- a CDS encoding multidrug effflux MFS transporter gives MALSPAVDLTTVRTSTPSATTPSRVRMILVLGVLVALGPLTIDMYLPALPKIADDLGVTSSVAQLTLTGTLAGLALGQLIVGPLSDSLGRRRPLMAGIVLHMLASLLCMFAPDVVVLGIARALQGMGAAAAMVVAIAVVGDLFTDSVAATVMSRLMLVLGVAPVVAPSLGAAVLLQASWHWVFAALVVLGGALLLVATLALPETLPRAHRRPLKVRGIAATYFSLVRDPRFVVLVLVAALGMSGLFAYISAAPFVLQGRYGLDQQAFALLFGAGAIALIAATQGNVVLLRRFSPQTIVVWALVVGSVAGAVFVVLAAANLGGLFGFLVPVWVVLAAMGLVIPNAPAVALGRHPEAAGTAAALLGAAQFGLGAAIAPLVGTLGNDEFALAVVMTVGMVIALLALVSVGASAPQSADDAADDVIDDVVPEPA, from the coding sequence ATGGCACTATCACCGGCTGTGGATCTGACGACTGTTCGAACCTCGACGCCGAGCGCCACGACGCCGAGCCGCGTACGGATGATCCTCGTGCTGGGCGTGCTGGTCGCGTTGGGCCCGCTGACCATCGACATGTATCTGCCCGCGCTGCCGAAGATCGCTGATGACCTCGGGGTCACCTCGTCGGTCGCGCAGTTGACGTTGACCGGCACGCTGGCCGGGCTCGCGCTCGGGCAGCTGATCGTGGGCCCGCTGTCGGACTCGCTGGGCCGCCGCCGGCCGTTGATGGCCGGCATCGTGCTGCACATGCTGGCCTCGCTGCTGTGCATGTTCGCCCCTGACGTCGTCGTGCTCGGCATCGCCCGCGCGCTGCAGGGCATGGGCGCCGCCGCGGCCATGGTGGTGGCGATCGCCGTCGTCGGTGACCTGTTCACCGACTCGGTCGCCGCGACCGTGATGTCGCGGCTGATGCTCGTGCTCGGGGTGGCCCCGGTGGTGGCGCCGTCGCTGGGCGCCGCGGTGCTGCTGCAGGCGTCGTGGCACTGGGTGTTCGCCGCGCTGGTGGTGCTCGGCGGCGCGCTGCTGTTGGTGGCGACGCTGGCGCTGCCGGAGACGCTGCCGCGCGCGCACCGCCGTCCGCTGAAGGTGCGCGGCATCGCGGCGACCTACTTCTCGCTGGTGCGCGACCCGCGCTTCGTCGTGCTCGTCCTGGTCGCCGCGCTCGGCATGTCGGGGCTGTTCGCCTACATCTCCGCCGCGCCGTTCGTGCTGCAGGGCCGCTACGGGCTGGATCAGCAGGCTTTCGCGCTGCTGTTCGGCGCGGGCGCGATCGCGCTGATCGCGGCCACGCAGGGCAACGTGGTGCTGCTGCGCCGCTTCTCCCCGCAGACCATCGTGGTGTGGGCGCTGGTCGTCGGATCGGTGGCGGGCGCGGTGTTCGTGGTGCTGGCCGCGGCGAACCTCGGCGGGCTGTTCGGTTTCCTCGTCCCGGTGTGGGTGGTGCTGGCGGCGATGGGGCTGGTGATCCCCAACGCACCGGCGGTCGCGCTCGGCCGCCACCCCGAAGCCGCGGGCACGGCGGCAGCGCTGCTCGGTGCCGCGCAGTTCGGTCTGGGCGCGGCCATCGCGCCGCTCGTCGGGACCCTGGGCAACGACGAATTCGCGCTGGCGGTCGTGATGACGGTGGGTATGGTGATCGCGTTGCTCGCGCTCGTGAGCGTCGGTGCGTCGGCGCCGCAGAGCGCGGACGACGCCGCAGACGACGTCATCGACGACGTCGTCCCCGAACCGGCCTGA
- a CDS encoding MFS transporter, with the protein MFSTLIRRQAPSSPNPWHALWAMMVGFFMILVDATIVSVANPSIMDKLGADYDAVLWVTSAYLLAYAVPLLVSGRLGDRFGPRNLYLLGLTVFTVASLWCGLSDTLGMLVAARVLQGVGAALLTPQTLSTITRVFPAERRGVAMSVWGATAGVATLVGPLAGGLLVDSLGWQWIFFVNVPIGVVGVALALRLVPELPTNRQSFDVLGVLLSGIGMFLIVFALQEGQANAWTHWVWGLMALGSGFMAAFLFWQAVNPRDPLIPLAMFRDRDFSLSNLGVATIGFVVTGMMVPVMFYAQAVCGLSPTRSALLTAPMAIATGALAPFVGRLVDRAHPSPVIGFGFSVLAIATTWLSIEMTPATPIWRIMLPLTVTGIGMAFIWSPLAATATRNLPPQHAGSGSGVYNTTRQIGAVLGSASMAAFMTWRVDDEMAPWAAGSAGGGTGATQLPPSLHEPFSDAMSQALLLSAFFALFGVVAAMFLLGYARRPLTEPAPAVGYGGDDTFADEYDDDYDDYREYTVEWDDPGPARRAEPSTEPLTTPAEPLPSQAGDSWRAILDQLLADIPPARLEKPGAEPIGLAHNGLHVDDERPLRRIPDRYRADIPETPAPVESEEPPRQFWFDSGGRHSADDGPGEPPRGRHSRRWHD; encoded by the coding sequence ATGTTTTCAACGCTGATCCGCCGGCAGGCACCCTCATCCCCGAACCCGTGGCATGCGCTGTGGGCGATGATGGTCGGCTTCTTCATGATCCTGGTCGACGCGACGATCGTGTCGGTCGCCAATCCGTCGATCATGGACAAACTCGGCGCCGACTACGACGCGGTGCTGTGGGTCACCAGCGCCTATCTGCTGGCGTACGCGGTGCCGTTGCTGGTGTCCGGCAGGCTCGGTGACCGGTTCGGCCCGCGCAACCTCTACCTCCTCGGCCTGACGGTGTTCACGGTGGCGTCGCTGTGGTGCGGGCTGTCGGACACCCTCGGGATGCTGGTCGCCGCACGGGTGCTGCAGGGGGTGGGCGCGGCGCTGCTGACGCCGCAGACGCTGTCGACGATCACCCGCGTCTTCCCCGCCGAGCGCCGCGGTGTGGCGATGAGCGTGTGGGGTGCGACGGCCGGGGTCGCGACGCTGGTCGGCCCGCTGGCCGGCGGCCTGCTCGTCGACAGCCTCGGCTGGCAGTGGATCTTCTTCGTCAACGTGCCGATCGGCGTGGTCGGGGTGGCGCTGGCGCTGCGTCTGGTGCCCGAACTGCCGACCAACCGGCAGTCGTTCGACGTGCTCGGCGTGCTGCTGTCGGGCATCGGCATGTTCCTCATCGTGTTCGCCCTGCAGGAGGGTCAGGCGAACGCCTGGACGCACTGGGTGTGGGGCCTGATGGCGCTGGGCAGCGGGTTCATGGCGGCGTTCCTGTTCTGGCAGGCGGTCAACCCCCGCGATCCGCTGATCCCGCTGGCGATGTTCCGCGACCGCGACTTCTCGCTGTCGAACCTCGGTGTGGCCACGATCGGCTTTGTGGTGACCGGGATGATGGTGCCGGTCATGTTCTACGCCCAGGCGGTGTGCGGACTGTCCCCGACCCGTTCGGCCCTGCTGACCGCGCCGATGGCGATCGCGACCGGGGCGCTGGCGCCGTTCGTCGGCCGGCTCGTCGACCGGGCGCACCCGAGCCCGGTGATCGGGTTCGGCTTTTCGGTGCTGGCGATCGCGACGACGTGGCTGTCGATCGAGATGACACCGGCCACGCCGATCTGGCGGATCATGCTGCCGCTGACGGTGACCGGGATCGGGATGGCGTTCATCTGGTCGCCGCTGGCCGCGACCGCCACCCGCAACCTTCCGCCGCAGCACGCCGGGTCGGGTTCGGGTGTGTACAACACCACCCGCCAGATCGGCGCGGTGCTGGGCAGCGCCAGCATGGCGGCGTTCATGACGTGGCGGGTCGACGACGAGATGGCGCCGTGGGCCGCCGGCTCCGCGGGCGGGGGCACCGGGGCAACGCAGTTGCCGCCGTCGCTGCACGAGCCGTTCTCCGACGCCATGTCGCAGGCGCTGCTGCTGTCGGCGTTCTTCGCGCTGTTCGGGGTGGTGGCCGCGATGTTCCTGCTGGGCTATGCGCGCCGGCCGCTCACCGAACCGGCGCCGGCGGTCGGGTACGGCGGCGACGACACCTTTGCCGACGAGTACGACGACGACTACGACGACTACCGCGAGTACACGGTGGAGTGGGACGACCCCGGGCCCGCCCGCCGCGCCGAGCCGTCGACCGAACCGCTGACGACGCCCGCCGAGCCGCTGCCCAGCCAGGCCGGTGACTCGTGGCGCGCGATCCTCGACCAGCTGCTCGCCGACATCCCGCCGGCCCGGCTCGAGAAGCCCGGCGCCGAACCGATCGGATTGGCGCACAACGGCTTACATGTCGACGACGAGCGCCCGCTGCGCCGGATACCCGACCGGTACCGGGCCGACATCCCCGAGACGCCTGCGCCGGTGGAGTCGGAGGAGCCGCCGCGCCAGTTCTGGTTCGACTCCGGCGGCAGGCATTCCGCCGACGACGGACCCGGCGAACCGCCCCGCGGCAGGCACTCGCGCCGCTGGCACGATTAG
- a CDS encoding multifunctional oxoglutarate decarboxylase/oxoglutarate dehydrogenase thiamine pyrophosphate-binding subunit/dihydrolipoyllysine-residue succinyltransferase subunit: protein MYRKFREDPSSVDPSWHEFLVDYSPEPTSESQVRSGSQSGNGQRGAGPVSPPEPAPAPAPKQSDSNGAASKPAAKPSPKPAAEKAPEKKAPAAKPADKPSDKPSDKPEAKKQEAKKPEPKKPDAKAPSGGGEESQVLRGAAAAVVKNMSASLEVPTATSVRAIPAKLMIDNRIVINNHLKRTRGGKISFTHLIGYAVVQAVKKFPNMNRHFAEVDGKPNAVTPEHVNLGLAIDLQGKDGNRQLVVAGIKGAEAMSFGQFIAAYEDIVRRARDGKLTAEDFGGVTISLTNPGTIGTVHSVPRLMRGQGAIIGVGAMEYPAEFQGASDERIADLGVGKLVTLTSTYDHRIIQGAESGDFLRTVHQLLLDDDFYDETFRELGIPYEPVRWRTDNPDSIEDKNARVIELIAAYRNRGHLMADIDPLRLDKNRFRSHPDLDVLTHGLTLWDLDREFKVNGFAGAEHKKLRDVLGLLRDSYCRHIGVEYTHILEPEQQQWLQDRIEVKHEKPTVAEQKYILSKLNAAEAFETFLQTKYVGQKRFSLEGAETVIPTMDAVIDQCAEHGLDEVVIGMPHRGRLNVLANIVGKPYSQIFSEFEGNLNPSQAHGSGDVKYHLGANGTYIQMFGDNDIEVSLVANPSHLEAVDPVLEGLVRAKQDLLDKGDADDGFTVVPLMLHGDAAFAGQGVVAETLNLALLRGYRTGGTIHIIVNNQIGFTTSPSDAKSSEYCTDVAKMVGAPIFHVNGDDPEAAAWVARLAVDFRQKFKKDVVIDMLCYRRRGHNEGDDPSMTQPAMYDAIDVKRGVRKSYTEALIGRGDISMKEAEDALRDYQGQLERVFNEVRDLEKHEIEPSASVEADQMVPAGMNTAVDKSLLARIGDAHLALPEGFNVHPRVKPVLEKRREMAYEGKVDWAFAELLALGSLIAEGKTVRLSGQDTRRGTFTQRHSVIIDRASGQEFTPLQLLTLDKDGAPTGGRFMVYDSPLSEFAAVGFEYGYSVGNPEALVLWEAQFGDFVNGAQSIIDEFISSGEAKWGQLSDVVLLLPHGHEGQGPDHTSGRIERFLLLWAEGSMTIAMPSTPANYFHLLRRHAMDGIHRPLIVFTPKSMLRNKAAVSDIRDFTEQKFRSVIEEPTYTDGDGDRSKAKRVLLTSGKIYYELVARKNKEERDDLAIVRVEQLAPLPRRRLAETLDQYPNAEQFFWVQEEPANQGAWPIFGLTLPEVLPEKLTGIRRVSRRAMSAPSSGSSKVHAVEQQEIIDEAFA from the coding sequence ATGTACCGCAAGTTCCGCGAGGACCCCTCGTCGGTGGATCCGAGTTGGCATGAATTTCTGGTCGACTACTCCCCCGAGCCGACCTCCGAGAGCCAGGTCCGCAGTGGCAGCCAGTCCGGTAACGGGCAGCGCGGCGCCGGGCCCGTGAGCCCGCCGGAACCCGCACCCGCTCCGGCACCCAAGCAGAGCGACAGCAACGGCGCGGCGAGCAAGCCCGCGGCCAAGCCGTCACCCAAGCCCGCAGCGGAGAAGGCGCCCGAGAAGAAGGCGCCGGCGGCCAAGCCGGCCGACAAGCCCAGTGACAAGCCTTCCGACAAGCCGGAAGCGAAGAAGCAAGAGGCCAAGAAGCCGGAGCCGAAGAAGCCCGACGCCAAGGCGCCCTCAGGTGGTGGCGAGGAGTCGCAGGTGCTGCGCGGCGCGGCCGCCGCGGTCGTGAAGAACATGTCGGCCTCACTCGAGGTGCCGACCGCGACCAGTGTGCGCGCGATCCCGGCCAAGCTGATGATCGACAACCGCATCGTCATCAACAACCACCTCAAACGCACTCGCGGCGGCAAGATTTCGTTCACCCACCTGATCGGCTACGCGGTCGTGCAGGCGGTCAAGAAGTTCCCGAACATGAACCGCCACTTCGCCGAGGTGGACGGCAAGCCGAACGCGGTGACGCCCGAACACGTCAACCTGGGCCTGGCGATCGACCTGCAGGGCAAGGACGGCAACCGGCAGCTCGTCGTCGCCGGCATCAAGGGCGCCGAGGCGATGTCGTTCGGCCAGTTCATCGCGGCCTACGAGGACATCGTCCGGCGGGCCCGCGACGGCAAGCTGACCGCCGAAGACTTTGGCGGCGTGACGATTTCACTGACCAACCCGGGCACCATCGGCACCGTACACTCGGTCCCGCGGTTGATGCGGGGCCAGGGTGCGATCATCGGTGTCGGCGCGATGGAGTACCCCGCCGAGTTCCAGGGCGCCAGCGACGAGCGCATCGCCGACCTCGGTGTCGGCAAGCTGGTCACGCTGACGTCGACGTACGACCACCGCATCATCCAGGGTGCCGAGTCCGGCGACTTCCTGCGCACGGTGCACCAGTTGCTGCTCGACGACGACTTCTACGACGAGACGTTCCGTGAACTCGGCATCCCGTACGAGCCGGTGCGGTGGCGCACCGACAACCCGGATTCGATCGAGGACAAGAACGCCCGCGTCATCGAGCTGATCGCCGCGTACCGCAACCGCGGTCACCTGATGGCCGACATCGACCCGCTGCGGCTGGACAAGAACCGGTTCCGCAGCCACCCGGACCTCGACGTGCTGACCCACGGCCTGACGCTGTGGGACCTGGACCGCGAGTTCAAGGTCAACGGCTTCGCCGGCGCCGAGCACAAGAAGCTGCGCGACGTGCTGGGTCTGCTGCGCGACTCGTACTGCCGCCACATCGGCGTGGAGTACACCCACATCCTCGAGCCCGAGCAGCAGCAGTGGCTGCAGGACCGGATCGAGGTCAAGCACGAGAAGCCGACGGTCGCCGAGCAGAAGTACATCCTGAGCAAGCTCAACGCCGCCGAGGCGTTCGAGACGTTCCTGCAGACGAAATACGTTGGGCAGAAGCGGTTCTCGCTGGAGGGTGCGGAGACGGTGATCCCGACGATGGACGCCGTCATCGACCAGTGCGCCGAGCACGGGCTCGACGAGGTCGTCATCGGCATGCCGCACCGCGGTCGGCTCAACGTGCTGGCCAACATCGTCGGCAAGCCGTACTCGCAGATCTTCTCCGAGTTCGAGGGCAACCTGAACCCGTCGCAGGCGCACGGCTCCGGCGACGTCAAGTACCACCTCGGCGCGAACGGCACCTATATCCAGATGTTCGGCGACAACGACATCGAGGTGTCGCTGGTGGCCAACCCGTCGCACCTCGAGGCCGTCGACCCGGTGCTGGAGGGCCTGGTGCGGGCCAAGCAGGACCTGCTGGACAAGGGCGACGCCGACGACGGGTTCACCGTCGTGCCGCTGATGCTGCACGGTGACGCGGCGTTCGCCGGGCAGGGCGTGGTCGCCGAGACGCTGAACCTGGCGCTGCTGCGCGGCTACCGCACCGGCGGCACCATCCACATCATCGTCAACAACCAGATCGGTTTCACCACTTCGCCTTCGGACGCCAAGTCCTCGGAGTACTGCACCGATGTGGCCAAGATGGTGGGCGCGCCGATCTTCCACGTCAACGGCGACGATCCCGAGGCCGCGGCCTGGGTCGCCCGCCTGGCCGTCGACTTCCGGCAGAAGTTCAAGAAGGACGTCGTCATCGACATGCTGTGCTACCGCCGGCGCGGGCACAACGAGGGCGACGACCCGTCGATGACACAGCCGGCCATGTACGACGCCATCGACGTCAAACGCGGTGTGCGCAAGAGCTACACCGAGGCGCTGATCGGCCGCGGCGACATCTCGATGAAGGAAGCCGAAGACGCCCTGCGCGACTACCAGGGTCAGCTCGAACGAGTCTTCAACGAAGTGCGCGATCTGGAGAAACACGAGATCGAGCCGAGCGCGTCGGTCGAGGCCGATCAGATGGTGCCCGCGGGGATGAACACCGCGGTGGACAAGTCGCTGCTGGCCCGCATCGGTGACGCGCACCTGGCGCTGCCCGAGGGCTTCAACGTGCACCCCCGCGTCAAGCCGGTGCTGGAGAAGCGCCGCGAGATGGCCTACGAGGGCAAGGTGGACTGGGCGTTCGCCGAACTGCTGGCGCTCGGTTCGCTGATCGCCGAGGGCAAGACGGTGCGCCTGTCGGGTCAGGACACTCGGCGTGGCACGTTCACCCAGCGGCACTCGGTGATCATCGACCGCGCGTCCGGTCAGGAGTTCACCCCGCTGCAACTGCTGACCCTCGACAAGGACGGCGCGCCGACCGGCGGCCGGTTCATGGTGTACGACTCGCCGCTGTCAGAGTTCGCGGCGGTCGGCTTCGAGTACGGGTACTCGGTGGGCAACCCCGAGGCACTTGTGTTGTGGGAGGCGCAGTTCGGCGACTTCGTCAACGGCGCCCAGTCGATCATCGACGAGTTCATCAGCTCCGGTGAGGCCAAGTGGGGCCAGCTGTCCGACGTGGTGCTGCTGCTGCCGCACGGCCACGAGGGTCAGGGCCCCGACCACACGTCGGGCCGCATCGAGCGGTTCCTGCTGCTGTGGGCCGAGGGGTCGATGACGATCGCGATGCCGTCGACGCCTGCGAACTACTTCCACCTGCTTCGGCGGCACGCGATGGACGGCATTCACCGGCCGCTGATCGTGTTCACGCCGAAGTCGATGCTGCGAAACAAGGCCGCGGTCAGCGACATTCGCGACTTCACCGAGCAGAAGTTCCGCTCGGTGATCGAGGAGCCGACGTACACCGACGGCGACGGCGACCGCAGCAAGGCCAAGCGGGTGCTGTTGACGAGCGGAAAGATCTACTACGAACTCGTCGCCCGCAAGAACAAGGAAGAGCGCGACGACCTCGCGATCGTGCGCGTCGAACAGCTCGCCCCGCTGCCGCGGCGCCGGCTGGCCGAGACGCTCGATCAGTACCCCAACGCCGAGCAGTTCTTCTGGGTGCAGGAGGAGCCGGCGAACCAGGGCGCATGGCCGATCTTCGGGTTGACGCTGCCGGAGGTGCTGCCGGAGAAGCTGACCGGCATCCGCCGGGTGTCGCGCCGGGCCATGTCGGCGCCGTCGTCGGGTTCGTCGAAGGTGCACGCGGTCGAGCAGCAGGAGATCATCGACGAGGCGTTCGCCTGA